DNA sequence from the Sylvia atricapilla isolate bSylAtr1 chromosome 15, bSylAtr1.pri, whole genome shotgun sequence genome:
TGCAGAAATTGCATAAAATAAGATGTGTAGTTCAGAAATCATAGGGAATGCAGGAGGTTTAGTCGATAAAACAACAGGAATAgtccagattttattttagacTTCTCTTCCTGCCCCCCCACCCCATTTTCATTTCAACCACTAATTACAAAGTGCAAGCTGGAGGCTCAGCAGTGGTGGAGCGAGGAAGGAGGAGACGggtgcagagaaaacaatttcaCCAACTGCTTATTTCAGCCTGAGATCAAACAAGGTCCCAGGTGCCTGgtccccactgccaccaccagAGCATTGTCCCAGTCAGTGAAGTTGGTGTGTGCAGGAAACAGAGGGGACAGCCAAGGGTCAACAATTATTAGGGAAACGTAATCTTTTATCGTGGTTTTCTGGATAAAAGCTCTGCCAGCCACACCACGGGCCAAGTAGCGTTTGGTGGCTGAGCAGGGATGAGTCGTGACTGGAGAGGGTGAACTTTGAGAGGGAGAGAATCAGCTGTGGGAGTCGTGTGTGAATCAGCACAGAACCTCCTGATACAGGAGGGGTTCGtggagtcacagaatcccagaatggtttgggttggaaggatcctaaagctcatctcattccagccttgggcagggacaacttctgTGTGTCCAGACatggaccaggttgctccaagccccatccaatctggccaTGGCCTCACTCAGGTGAATCCCCTTGATcgaggttgggttttttctgtgagTTCAGGGAGTCTGAGCCCTTTTTTGTGAGTTCAGCACTGGCCAcgccaggcagcagagctgagcaacGTCTTGGTGTGATGGTGTCCGTGCTGCTGCACTGACTAACATCCCTGTGAAGTGGGTGATctgtctctcctcctcctcgttAGGCACTTGTTGGTAGCAGCCAAGCCCTGGAAGATGGTCAGGAGATAAGATCTCTGTGGGAGTGCGTGGCAGGGTGTTTATTTCCTGCACTGctctttgctgctcctgctcctggcacaaTGAGCATCACTGGTGTGGAATGCTCCGGGAGGTTTTTCTTGCTGCGTGCAGGGAATGACAAGGAATTGACACAGATTTTGGCATTGAAGTGACCCCTGTGTCCCTCAGAGAGCACTCTTGTCCCATGTcactgcactgcacagcagAGATGAGCAGCAGTTTGTGGGCTCCAGGGTCAGCTTGCCTGTGATGTCCCCTAATTTCTGCTAAATGTCAAGTGTGGATGACACCCTGTGAAAACATGGATGTACCAGACATGTGGACCAAGCAGCCAGACTTCGACAGCTGGTGCTTTATGGTGGTGTAGAAAACTTTCCAATGGTGACGAATTTCTGGAagtccctggggcaggaggccTGAGACAGTGAAAGCTGTGAACTGGTTGTGAAAGTGTTCATTTTCAGCATCATCCTGTGTTTGCCTCTGCGCCCCTGTGTGACCCCGTGTCAGGACTTCCTCCTTGTGCACAAGGAAGATGAATTGCAGTCGATTTTTTGGGGCTTGCCctgtctttcctttctctgctggttCCTCCCCTGTTTGCTGCAGTAGCTCTTAGAACTCTGATAGGAACAGCTGCTTCACTTGAAcacattcccttttcccttgcATCCCAAATGAAGGAACATTTAGaagctgaaagcaaagctgaTTATAACCAGACCTCACTGAGCCTTGTTATCCCTCAAGAGGAGGGCAGAAAGATGCCCAACTGGATTTGTAATGGGCTAGGATGTGACTAACAGCCTGAGCCAGCCAGAAATCTCCCTGTGCAGAGACTCTCTTGGAAAATGTCCATTTGCCAAAGCTAAAAGCTTCCACAGGAATCATATAGGCTGTTCTGTCAGGCATAGTTGGGTATTTCTTTGGATCTGAGATGAAATTTCAGTTCAAAACAAGAAACCCAAAGGGATTCCCCCACCTCAAAGCAGTGGGCTAGTTGgtccagctgctggcacagatgtttggggcaggggaagagcttttagcagcagctgctgtgactTCTGGGTGCCCATCACAGCCGTCAGGCTCTCCAGCCAGGAGACGGGCTCACCAcgtgcagggagcagctccagttcCTCAGGGATGTGCGGGCTTCTCTGCAGCGCACTGCACTTCCCAAACCTCCCATTCCTCCCCAGCTGGCTTTGGGCAGGATTTTGGCTGGAAGCTCCTGTTTTGTCCGCTGCTCATCTGACTCTTGGGAACTCCTTGTCCAGGAGGGCAGGCTCAGATTTATTAGGGAAAACCAGAGCAGATCATGCCTTGGAGCTTTCCTCCGTGATGGGGCAGATGGAGAGGGGAAGGTGCTGAGTTTGCAGCAGGGGCCAAGGGATCTGTCACCAAGCACTGCATCAAAGACATCCTCGctcctcctgtgccacaggCACCTCCAGAGAGCTGCTAAACAGGAAACTGCTCCACACCAGACCCCCCCGCTGCCATTCCTGCGAGTGAGGCCCTTCCATGAGGGTTGTGCTGTCTCCACTCTGGCTGTTGTGCTctgttgtgttttctctccGTAGTAACGTGCCAGTAGCTCCCTGGGGAGTGAGGccagcccatggcaggcagTAAGTTCCAGCCTGGGATGCTCCTCGGGACATCTCGTCCTCTCAGCCCACCCcacacacagcttttgcttttttttcccctcactgtctggctcagcagcagaagacctgagctgcctcctgccccgAGAGTTGGGGCTGGCTTTTGTTCTCTCCCTTTgctcccagggaatggctttgtCCTAAgggggctggagctcaggggctgctccaAAGGCTGGGCTGCAGAAATTGCccttgcaggcagcagccaTGGCCCTGCCCAGGTCCTGGGCACACAAAGGGGTACTGCAGGCTGGGGTTGgtgcagggggacagggagaagGGACAAAGGATagtcctgcagtgctgctgggcaggtTCTTTGTGTGTGCCAGGAGAAGGGGTCAGTGAAGGATGggcttccccttccctgtgccccctgtgagtgcagggagggacagagggCGAGCAGGgcaccagctgtgctgccattgCTGccatcctgctcctctctgcctctcctgatTTGCATCGACTCCACTTCCTCGCCTCGAGGGGAGTGTCAGTGAGTCAAACACCACGGGCaggctcctggggctctgctggctgagACCTGAGCGTGTTGTGCCAAGCTCTGTCTGTGCAGGCTGATAAACTCCTGTCCTGGAGCCCGAGGGGGTGACACGGGCTGGAGGCTGGCAGGAGGTGTCTCTTATGCCTTGTCTTGGTGGGGTTTCTGCTTGTGCCTTCTCTCCTTGCGGGGGATTGCACCAAACTGGGGCTGCGTGCTCCCAGGAAGGGTCAGCActgcctccagctccccagctttcctgggagcagccccccATGTCCAGGGTACCTCACAGCACCAGGGGTGGTTTACTCCAAGCCGTGGCTGTGACCCGCAGGGCCCACACCACACCCTGTGGTATGAGTGTCCTTGGTTTCATGTGCTATGTCACTGAGGTGAGCATGTGTGGATGTGATCATGCACTTGGCTGAACTGGGAGGTTTTTCTGAACTGGGCCCAGTTTCCAGCAGCGCTGACTCTCTGTTGTAAAATCAGGCTGGTTGTAAAatcctttctctgtgtgttcatCTGTGCCCTGGTGgcactctgcagctgctgtcctggctgggggtttgtggtgctgctgtggtgcaGAGAATATCGAGGAAAAGCCTGACAGGACATGTCTGAGATCCTCCAAACACTGCATCAccttctgctttaaaatgtatttgtgtcTGTGGTACTTCTAAACAGATCATATATTCTAAAagtgtatttaaagaaaaaagatcttttgTTCTGTTGTCAATTTAGTTTTAAACTTCTCAAAGCTTCAGGCAGAGGCTATGGAAAGTTTTAGCCTGGGAAGAGAGTGGggtggaagggctggaaggagtGAAAGCTGTTGTTATAAGATCATTTTACAGCCTTTGGTGCTGCCAACTCTGCCCTTGCCACCCTTGAGAGCCCTGCCACCAAATGCTCTGTGAGGGTGAGGGCACCTCATGCCCCAGTCCAGGTTTCCCTCCAGCAAGAcaggtctgtgctgctggggaagggcttCACCTGCTcccttgggttttttggggtaCCTGGATCCACATGGAGAAACACTGCAGTGCTCCCTCTTCTCTGTCTGGGGGAAACTCAGAGAGCTTGGCTTTATGGTGAACCAGAGCTGAGAGGGGCAGGACTGAAGCCTATAAATACTTGGGGGAACAGCAGGGAGGGAAATTATTTATGTCCACCCAAGAACAATGTTGGCACAAGAACGAGTGGGCAGAAACCAGCAGGAATAAACTCAGGCTGGAAATGTGAAGGTTTCCATCCAGTGTAAGAGAATTGAGTGTCTGCATAAAAGGAGCAGGAATAAAAGCCTGAGCTGCTTCTCTGGAAACCCAAAATTCCAATGGACTCATTTCTAGTTTCTCTTGAATACAAGGATAAGGCAAACTGGGCTGGAGTTGTCAGCTGAAATGCAGTGAAATAGAGTGTATTGAGCTCAGCTAAAGCAGATCCTGAATGCAGGTGAACTTTGCAGCCCTTCAGCCTTAAAAAAACATTGGAGAGAAGGAAGTTTCCATTCTTTTAATCAAACTTGTCTCTTTGATTGGGATCTTGCATTTCTGAAACTCACTTTTAAGTACAGAAACTTTCTAGAAATGAAACATTTGCTTCTGCACTGAAGGCAGAAGCTCAGGTTCTGTGGATGAAACCAGAGGGGTGTTCTGACTCCTCTGATTTATACATGagctgaaacttttttttcctgtaactgAGCTGCTGTGAGAAAGGTCAGGGTGTCGAAACAGGaagcctgtgtgtgtgtacatgtaaATTTGTGTGCACAGCCCCCCTTGCACACCTGTGTGCTCTTTCCTGTGTGTTTGTGGAATTCACCTCCCCAGCATCTTCCCCAAAACGTGTCTAGACAATACTGCGACACCAGACCAAGGAGTCTTGTCCTGTTTTATGTgccacaacaaaaaaccctgtgctagagaagaaattaattggCTGTTACCTGGGtcagttttgttggttttccccctctttttgcTCTCCCTCACCATCAACacatctcctccctccccacagctgcttTCCTACTCTAAACATGTTGTGCTGGCATTGATTCAGGTCTAGGTCAAAAACTTGCTCCTGCTTCAGGAGCTTGGAAAGGCCAAGCAGACCTGGCTCTGCTCACACCTCGAGGGGACCAATGAGGACATCCAGGTGTCACTGAAAGCAAAGTCTCTGTCCCAGCACCAGAACCATTCCCATGGGCAGGAGGGATACTGTAGCAGTCCCAAAACTGCCCATCCACTGCAGTGGGTTCTCTGGGGACATCCCAACCCTCAATCCTTTCTCTCATCCCGTGCTGTGGGTTCCCCAGGGACATCCCAACCCTCACCCCTCTCTCCCACCCCTCAGGTTGCCATGACAAGGCTGTGCTGCTCTATGAGTACGTGGGGAAGCGGATCGTGGACTTGCAGCACACGGAGGTGCCGGATGCCTATCGAGGGAGAGGGATAGCCAAGCACCTGGCAAAGGTACGGCCCAGCCACCcaccagggcaggagctgttgCCATCCCAGCTGTGGGTAAAGATCCTGGTTGAAGCCAGGCCCCATCACGTTGGAATTGCATGTGTGCCCTGTGGGAATCCTGCCCTGATGGGAGATGGGGTGGCTGGCGGGGCAGATGGAAATCTGGGGTCAGACATTCCTGTCTCTTGTGGCAAGAGGAGCTGGGTAAGTGTCAGCAAATCCAGCCACTCAACAAGTTTGGCCTATTCCTCCTCTCAGCAAAACACCCCTGTGCAGGGGCTGATGGTTCACCTCAGCCCAAGCTGGACCCCTCTCAAACCTTCACTGTCCTCGTGAGCCCTTTGCCTGCCTTGGGCTGTGCAAGGAGAGCTGAGGAGCCATGAGCACAATGGTGGGGAACTGTGGGTGATGCTTTGGGGTacagctgctccctggcccTGTAAGCAGGGACAAAGGGATGATGAAGGTGGGCTGGgtcacctgcagcacagcatcCACCAGGCTGGATGTGTTGAGGGTTAAACTGTGGACTCTGTGGTGGGGTGGTGGCTATGGCAGGACAGCTCCCCTCAGGCCTTTTCCTCGCACAGGAGGTACCTGAGGGACCCCTACTGCTTCCCCCATCTGGGTGAGGAGTACAGGACTCCCACAAGGCTtcagaggggagcagaggctgggagTGGTGGTTGTAACTCATTTGATCCCCGTTGGTTACAGGCAGCCCTGGACTTCGTGGTGGAGGAGGACCTGAAGGCCCACCTGACGTGCTGGTACATTCAGAAATACGTCAAGGAGAACCCGCTGCCGCAGTACCTGGAACACTTGCAGCCTTAAGGCAGGACTGCTCCCACACCAGCACACCTGTCCCTGACTGTTCAGCGCGGCCTTCGCTTCTCCGCAGTCTCAGGAAACCCCTTCCCACACTCGCAATTCCCGTTTTCCTTCAGCGTGTCCTTGCGGTGCGTGAGTGTGGGCACGACCTCCTTCTCTCTGCCCACGTGTGAGcatggccacagcccctgggccaggctggctctgggcaCACGTGGTGTCCCTCAGTGCTTTTCACAAGCCAGGGGATAGAAGAGGGTGATTTTTCCCACCAAACTCTTATCACAAGGCCAGGGGATGACTTGTTCTGTACCTCATCCTCTCCCCTCCGCTTGGCGACAACTCTGAACTTGCTGGGGGATGTTGGTTAGGGGTGGTCATGGGGTACCAGccccccctttcctcctggcaGCTGGGGAGATGCTGTGGATTAAGCTTTGTGGGAcagagggaggtgctggaggagccccagctctgtgtcaggTTCATCCCCTGCAGCACCTGTTGGGCACCAAGCCGTGTCCAAGCCCACATACAGTACGTACAAGCACATGTGGACTGTGGTGGCACCTCGGGGGCtttgctgccctggctgtggagACACTGGGATGGTGACACCTCGAGTGTAGAGACAagagctgtgtgaggagtgGACTTGGACTGCAGAGTCTgtgcagaggaagaaatgtggCTGAGTTGCAGATGCTGCTCCCTGGAGatgccagctcctgcccagcttcTGTACACAACCCTGAAGTGGCATTCCACAGGGGCATGGACTGTTATTCCTGTCTTCCTGGCCTTGGTGTGGACACAGCCTGCTCAGAAGAgaccagccccacagccagccctggcctAAGCAATGagggacatcccagggcaccCAAGGTGGTTTCCTGCAGCTGAAGAGGAAGGCTCCCCCCATCACCCTCATCTCCGTCTCTGCATCCCTGTCAGTGCCCCAGATCAGCCCTGTCATGACATcctgagagcagctgggtgAGGTCTCCAGGACCTGCTCCTGGCCCATCTCCAGGGTTCAGTGCTGGAGGCGTCCATGTGGATTCCAATGGCTTCTCCTTACAGCCTTTGGAGAGAAGCCCTGGCTCATGGCATTACCTGTCTGCTCAGTGGCCTCCTCACAGCTCCAAGCTCAGGGCACTggcagcaccctggggaccTTGGCCAGCAGCAAGAACACCCTCATTTCGTGCTCTTACCTCCATGGATGATGATTTTGTAGCacaacccagcactgccacactCAGATGTAGAGGTAACACCATGAtggcagggcactgccaggTTCCAGCttgctgcctgtcctgccttGCCTGCATTTTCCAGGCCCTGAGCTACACCTCAGAGCATCTCACATGGAGCTCTAAGGATTTTATAGTGTcccaaggcagggctgtggtgagGGAGATGATGTTTTCAgcacacccagccctgagcagcagctgggggctgcaggagatggaCAGCCTCTCACCTGGAGGCCAAATCCACACCTTGCTTAGCTCAGCAGGGACTAAAGTTTACAATCTGTGCCACGGAGTGACTGAAGCCCCAGGTGAGAGGCAGCTCAGCCTtttcccagagcccagcagcaaAGTCCACGGCAGCAAAGGCAAAAACTCCTACAGTCTTCTCTCCTGGCTGGGATGGCCAGAGATGGAGGCTCTGTGCCAGGATTTCAGCCTGAGCTGTCCCTGGCCACTGGCTCGGGGGGAACCCTTGCTGCCTGCCCATGCTTTTGGGCTGCCCATCACCAGCATAGTGCAGCCCTCTCAGGCTTCCAAACCTCCCAaactccatccctgccctgcacgCTGCAGGCTGTGAGACCCCTGCCCGTGCCCACCATCTGTGCCAGGGGGCAGAGACACCTCTTCCTTGTGCTGCTTAGGAAAGGCCTGGAGCTCAGCGCTGTCTCTGCTTTGTTTATGCTCTTCTGCTGCTTATTTCATCCAGGCTGTGACCTTTAGGGTGGCTAGAAGAGATTGGGAAAGGGTGGCAGGTAACAAACTAAAGGGGCTCAAGAAGAAATGTGGGCTGCTAAATGTTGTTCCTTCTTTAACATGCAGAACACACTTCAACAAATAGTTACAGGAGCTGGTACCGGTGCTGCAGTGATGACTGAACCATCCCTTCTCTTGATTCCAAGGTGAAGCTGAACTGTTTTCTCCCCTGGAAGCCAAGATAAGACACTTGTGTCTTtgccacagcagggctgggtgctcAGGAGCGATGTTTGAGCCCAGTGCTGCAAGCCTCTGTCCTGGTTCTGTGCTCGTTTCCACTGTGTGCagtctccagcagctccctgttgTGTCAGCTCGCTGGAGGGTGTGCTGTGCTCACTGTCTgggcagtgtcccagtgtccagcctggctctggagcccctgctctggcaggAACCTCGTGCTTCCCGGCGCTGGATCACCCGCAGCGATCGCTGCCTTAAATCAGGCACAGCACAcggttttgctgctgcttcccttcgAGGTGCTACAACCCCTGACCTGACAGAGATGTGTGCCAGTGTCTGTGCCAACCATTTCTCCGCTGTGTCCGTGCTCTGTCccagccttttctcctcctcGATGCCAGTGAATAGCAATACCCACAGGTCACCAGCGATGCCGCAGTCCAGGGTCGGGTTGGGACCTGGCTCGGGGTCCCTCGGTGCTGGGTagcccatccctgcctccccaccagctgccttttcccagctggCCTCTGCAGAAAGGAGCTTTTGAGTCCTGTGCTGCCCCTTGGTGCTGATTAAGCCTGGAGGAGTTTGGGATCTTGGACTCTCCCTGGGCAACAGGAGTGTGGAAGTGGTTTGGTTGAATACTGAACTCCCCAAACCCATTTGAACTACAGACCTTTGGTGGGTGGGGGAATGCAGGTGGTGTCAAACCTGCTTCCACAGCCCCCAACTTGAAACACCCCTTCCCTTGTCCACTCTCCAGCGTTGTCTTCCTCTGTCCAAGGTTTCCGTTCTGTTGGATTCAGTGGTTACAATGTGCCTTTCCTTCTCAGGACCTGTTACAAATGACCTTTCTGCTCTTGTTTAACATTTATCTTGATCCCTCCCTCTGTCATACTATAAAACATGAACATAATGCATGGAATACAATACAATAAAAGTGTGGCTTAACTgagctgcagtggctgtgctgcGCTGGGGGGAACCACATGTTCCCACTGCAAATGAACAGTAGGTAAGGGGTGAAattattgtgttttatttgaGGTCACAGGGCTGGCTGACCTCGTGATGactgtgcagagctcagggtgAGCAGGATCACAACTGGTTCCTCTCCTTTGCCAGCTAATCCAGGCCTGCTCACCTTCATCATTCCTCCTTGGAATTTCAGGCCAGTCTTTGGGAGTTGTCCTGCAAATGGACAGACACTCAAGTGTTTATGTCCGCTGTTTTAAGACGggcatgaaaatatttaaatatccaGCTGCTGTGCTTGTTGAGAGCAAGGTGGGCAGGCAGCTGACTCAGAGGGTCACCAGGCGCTTCCCTCCTGGAGCCAGCACTcttcagggctgggagcagtcaGCACTCAGGATCCTAGCAGGGCATTTGTATCACTTCCCAATGCTGTATGAAGGCTACAGAGGCTGAGGCCGGAGTTTGGATAACTCAGATTGCCAGGAAGGTTGGTGTAGAGAACAGTTATGATTTGATCCAGCGTGACAagctgcccctgggctgcagcaggagcgTGGGGTTTGCTGCTCCCAAGAGACAGCACAGGCAGTTGGGATCTGTAGCTGGGCTGTTGCTGGTAACACACTCTGTTTACATTCCACATTCCAGACAGTCCGTGCTCCGgcctgtcccagcactgctgcacgTTCTGCCGGGCTGGGCACGCTTCCCAAACACCTCCTTGTTCCTGTGAATGCAGCGTTTACCTCCCCCGAAACAGCTGCCCCCCAAAATACAGCTGAGAGAGCAGCGATGTGGGAGGGCCCTGTAGGCTGGAAGAGCAGCCTCGGGATGCCTGGGAAGGTGGAGGCAGCCATGGGTTTGTTCTCTTCAGTCACATAACATCACTTGGGAATAATGTTGTCAAAAAGAGGGTTTCTCTAGGAACGGGAGGTGCAGAGCCAGCGCTGTCTCCTGACGTGCGCTGCTGTCAGGCTGGAGGGCTCCAAGAAATGGGGACTACAGaacagggagctgctgtttgATAAGGGAAAACTtaaaattactgagaaaaagGCTTCTCTTCTGGGAGGAATCCGGCCGGGAGCAAGAGGGAGCCCTGCAGAGGCTCAAGCATCCTGAAGATAACCAATCCAAGCACCGTGGCACAGGTCGCCCACAAAACCTGATGGATCCACAGGAGCTGAGAAACCTATAGCAGTAGCAAGGCTACACTGTAATTCTAGAGAAGCCTTTGGTTATAAACTTTATActgacttgatgatcttgagGTCTTTGCCtaagtgattctgtgatttatttctcCTCAGAGATGCAGCAGGGGAGCCTCCCCATTCACTGCCCCTCTTTCGAGATTGATTAAGGGAGAGAAATTCACTCCAAAACCGCCCAGCCTCTCCTTCCACGGAGGTGCTGCACGAGCACCTAGTCCCCTGCAGGGAAGAAACCTCCTGGGGTTTTTTAGATCAGGAACACGAGGCGATGCTGAGGCTGCCGAGCGGTGCCCACCCTCGGCGGCCGCATCTCCTCATGGCGAGGCCGCGGGGCAGGCCGGGACTCGGCGCCGCGCTCCTCCCACCCGGTGGAAGATCCCGGACGGCGGGGCCGAACCGAGCCGAGCCCCACGGAGCCGCTCCGCCACCGGTGACGGGGCTGTGGCCGGGGATCTCACCGGGGTCTCACCGCGGTGTCCGCCCGCTCCCACCGCCCCCGTCCAAGGGACTACCCGCCCCAGAGCCCCTCGCGGCCGTGCGGCGGCGCGGGGCACCGTGGGACTTGTAGTCCTTTCGCGGGCTCAGCCCCACCCCGAGCAGCGGCCGCCGCCACCCCCGCGCACTACATCTTCCGTCGGGCATCGCGGCGCGCCCGCGGGCCGCCGGCGGAGACATTTGCGAGGCGAGTGTCTCCAAGATGGCGGCGTGGGGAAGGAGGCGCGCGGGCCCCGGCGGCACCAacagcggcggcggccgggacAGGTGAGGGGCGGCCGGGCTCGGGCtcggggcggcgggggctgcggggctgcACCACCCGCGGCGGCCCCGCGACCCCGCGGCAAGCGCGGGCGCCTCGCGAGCGGAGCGTGGtcgggcgggg
Encoded proteins:
- the NATD1 gene encoding protein NATD1, with the translated sequence MAHSAPLGLLEQGCPIQVEHDRKRRQFTVRLNGCHDKAVLLYEYVGKRIVDLQHTEVPDAYRGRGIAKHLAKAALDFVVEEDLKAHLTCWYIQKYVKENPLPQYLEHLQP